In Planctobacterium marinum, the DNA window ACAAGTGCATAGGGAGCTGCAATATCAGCATGGCGCTGGCCACTAAGCTCAGAATGTTGGACATGCGAATAGATTGATATTGTTCCGCTTGATATTGCTTAACGCCGGAAAAAATCAGTTGCCGAAATAGGTGAGTAAACACGTCGTTCCATCGATAGTGATCAATGACCACAGTCTAGTGTTAAGGTAGGAACGGAAGTGTTAAATACGGGACTAAAAGTGTCAGTTTTGAGACTGACACTTTTAGTGAATGATGTTCACCAAGCCTGGCAGCTTGGCGAATATAGCCATTAGCGCTGAGCGGTTAGCTCTTTAGCCATACCGATGTAGTTAGCTGGTGTCATGGCTTTTAAAGCGGTTTTGGCTTCGTCCGGAAGCGCCAGACCATCGATAAACTCGGCGATGATTTGTTGATTTACCTTTTTACCGCGAGTCAGCTCTTTCAGTTTTTCATAGGGCTTTTCGATACCGTAACGGCGCATTACCGTTTGAATTGGTTCGGCTAACAATTCCCAGTTGTCATTCAATTCATCTAACAGGCTCTGCTCGTTAACTTGTAACTTGCTGATCCCTTTTAACGTGGCTTGATAGGCGATAAGCGCGTAGCCCACACCCACACCCAGGTTGCGCAATACCGTAGAGTCGGTCAGGTCTCGTTGCCAGCGGCTCACTGGTAGCTTAGTTGCCAGGTGAGCGAATACTGCATTGGCCAGACCCAAATTACCTTCCGAGTTTTCAAAATCGATAGGGTTAACTTTGTGGGGCATGGTAGAAGAGCCGATTTCGCCAGCAATGGTTTTTTGCTTGAAATGACCCAGTGCAATGTAACCCCAAACATCTCTGTCAAAATCCAGAATGATGGTATTGAAACGCGCAATGGCATCAAACAGCTCGGCGATATAATCGTGCGGTTCAATCTGCGTGGTGTATGGGTTCCAGGTAACACCTAAGCTGGTGACAAACTTTTCTGAGAATTCGTGCCAGTCGATATCCGGGTAGGCAGACAAGTGAGCATTGTAGTTACCTACGGCACCGTTAATTTTGCCCAGCAGTTCAACTGCTTCAATTTGTTTCACTTGTCTGGCCAAACGGGCTTTTACGTTTGCCATCTCTTTACCCATGGTGGTGGGCGAAGCGGGCTGACCGTGGGTTCTGGCCATCATAGGCACGTTCAGATATTCATCGGCCAAGTCATCAATGGCTGAAACCAACTTGTTGCACCAGGGCAGAATAACTTCGTCACGAGCGGCGCGCAGCATTAGTGCGTGTGACAGGTTATTGATGTCTTCTGAAGTACAAGCAAAGTGAATAAACTCATTTACGTTATGCAGTGCATCATTGCTCTGTACTTTTTCTTTTAAAAAGTACTCTACCGCTTTTACATCGTGATTAGTGGTGCGCTCAATGTCTTTGATACGCTGAGCATCATCTTCATTAAAATCAGCGACAATACTGTCCAGTAAGCTATTGGCCGCGTCATCAAACTGAGGAACCTCAACAATGGCAGGATGATCCGATAATGCCTGAAGCCAGCGAACTTCCACTTCTACACGGTATTTCAATAGACCGTATTCGCTGAAGATTGAGCGTAGTTCTGTGGTTTTATTACCATATCGACCATCAACAGGTGAGATGGCTGTTAAAGCAGACAGTTCCATTAAGGTGTCCCCGTTTTAAAAAGTTTGATTGATAGTTTTAAGTGTATTTTCTGCAGAATTCAGAATTTTGTTGCGCTGAAAAATAATATTTCGGCGTTTTCCACCCAGTTGTCGCCACAGCACCGCTGAGCGAATACCCGCTAACAATAGCGCTCTGACTTTATCTTGTACCGATTGCTGCTTCAGTGCAGTTGGATCGCCAGCCACCTGGATTTTATGGGTGAGTGGACTGATGTTATCTTTGTAGATACTGGCCAGGTTCGATACCATCTGGCCTTCAAATAATGACATCATGCTGGTTTGACGCTTAATATTGTCGATGCGTTGGCCAATCTCAGCCAACTTGCCATCGCTGCCGCTTAACTTGCGTTCCAGAGTCAGCAAGCTTGCTACATAGCGCGTTATTTCTTGATCCTTACCAGCTTTGTCGCTCAGTTGTGACACCATCACTTCAAAACCGAATTTCAGGTTCTTCAATGCGCCATAGACATCCAGTGTTGAATCTGGATCCGTTTTTACTATTGAGCTCAGTGTCGCTTCGTAAGCGTCTTCGGAGTAGGGCTTACTGCGAGCAATGGCTTTTACCAGATACGCGGCTTGGCAAACACCAGCCAGCGCCAATTGGGCTTCGTCAAATCTATTCATTAACGTATATAGCTCTCGATAATACCGCCGCCTAAACAGACCTCATTGGCATAGAATACCGCTGACTGGCCCGGAGTGACGGCTTTTTGGGGTTGGTCAAAAATAACCTGACACTGGCCATTTTCCGCCATGCTGATTTGGCAATCAATATCCTGTTGACGATAGCGAGTTTTAACTGTGCAACGAAGTGTTTCACTTGCCGCCACAGGTGCTTTTCGGGCTACCCAGTCTAGCTGCTTGGCAATCAGACCATTGGAAAACAGGCGAGGGTGGTTGGCGCCCTGACCTACAATAAGAACATTATTGGCCACGTCTTTATCCACTACATACCAAGGTTCATCACCGTGGTTTTTAGTACCGCCAATGTGCAAGCCCTTGCGCTGACCCAATGTGTGATACATCAAGCCATCGTGCTCACCAATATCTTCGCCTTCAGCGGTTTTAATTACGCCCGGTTGCGCCGGT includes these proteins:
- the purB gene encoding adenylosuccinate lyase → MELSALTAISPVDGRYGNKTTELRSIFSEYGLLKYRVEVEVRWLQALSDHPAIVEVPQFDDAANSLLDSIVADFNEDDAQRIKDIERTTNHDVKAVEYFLKEKVQSNDALHNVNEFIHFACTSEDINNLSHALMLRAARDEVILPWCNKLVSAIDDLADEYLNVPMMARTHGQPASPTTMGKEMANVKARLARQVKQIEAVELLGKINGAVGNYNAHLSAYPDIDWHEFSEKFVTSLGVTWNPYTTQIEPHDYIAELFDAIARFNTIILDFDRDVWGYIALGHFKQKTIAGEIGSSTMPHKVNPIDFENSEGNLGLANAVFAHLATKLPVSRWQRDLTDSTVLRNLGVGVGYALIAYQATLKGISKLQVNEQSLLDELNDNWELLAEPIQTVMRRYGIEKPYEKLKELTRGKKVNQQIIAEFIDGLALPDEAKTALKAMTPANYIGMAKELTAQR
- the hflD gene encoding high frequency lysogenization protein HflD, whose protein sequence is MNRFDEAQLALAGVCQAAYLVKAIARSKPYSEDAYEATLSSIVKTDPDSTLDVYGALKNLKFGFEVMVSQLSDKAGKDQEITRYVASLLTLERKLSGSDGKLAEIGQRIDNIKRQTSMMSLFEGQMVSNLASIYKDNISPLTHKIQVAGDPTALKQQSVQDKVRALLLAGIRSAVLWRQLGGKRRNIIFQRNKILNSAENTLKTINQTF